The following are encoded together in the Vigna angularis cultivar LongXiaoDou No.4 chromosome 9, ASM1680809v1, whole genome shotgun sequence genome:
- the LOC108347085 gene encoding 1-deoxy-D-xylulose 5-phosphate reductoisomerase, chloroplastic-like translates to MALNLPSPAQVKPFFFSSNNYPKLPGSFSLKRKESETTVERRVYCSVAVQPLPPAWPGTAIPEPSDFKTWDGPKPITVLGSTGSIGTQTLSIVAEFPERFKVVSLAAGSNITLLADQIKTFKPQVVGLRNESLVDELREAIADMEHKPEIIPGEQGVIEAARHPDATTVVTGIVGCAGLKPTVAAIEAGKDIALANKETMIAGAPFVLPLAHKHNIKILPADSEHSAIFQSIQGLPKGALRKILLTGSGGAFREWPAEKMKDIKLADALKHPIWSLGRKITIDSATLFNKGLEVIEAHYLFGADYDDIEIVIHPQSIIHSLVETQDSSVIAQLGIPDMRLPLLYTLSWPERIYCSEITWPRLDLSKYGSLTFYAPDDKKFPSVNLCYAAGRAGGTMTGVLSAANEKAVELFVEEKISYLDIFKVVELTCQEHQRELVASPSLEEIIHYDQWARQYAAGLKKFSSV, encoded by the exons ATGGCTCTGAATTTGCCCTCTCCCGCACAAGTGAAGCCcttctttttctcatcaaataACTACCCAAAACTTCCAG GTAGTTTTTctttgaagagaaaagagagtGAGACAACGgtagaaagaagagtttattgCTCTGTTGCAGTTCAACCACTGCCACCAGCTTGGCCAGGAACAGCTATTCCAGAACCTTCTGATTTTAAGACATGGGATGGTCCCAAACCCATTACTGTCTTAGGATCAACTGGTTCAATTGGAACTCAg ACCCTGAGTATAGTGGCTGAGTTTCCAGAAAGATTTAAAGTAGTGTCACTTGCTGCTGGCTCAAATATTACTCTTCTTGCTGACCAG ATAAAGACGTTTAAGCCTCAAGTTGTTGGTCTTAGAAATGAGTCCTTAGTGGATGAACTCAGAGAAGCTATTGCTGACATGGAACACAAACCTGAAATCATCCCTGGAGAGCAAGGAGTCATTGAG GCTGCCCGTCACCCCGATGCAACCACAGTAGTTACAGGAATAGTTGGTTGTGCAGGATTGAAG CCAACAGTTGCAGCAATTGAGGCAGGGAAAGACATAGCTTTGGCCAACAAAGAGACAATGATTGCTGGAGCCCCTTTTGTTCTTCCTCTTGCTCATAAGCACAACATCAAAATTCTTCCAGCTGATTCTGAACATTCTGCAATTTTTCAG TCTATCCAGGGGTTGCCAAAGGGTGCACTTAGGAAAATCCTTTTAACTGGATCAGGAGGTGCTTTCAG AGAATGGCCAGCTGAAAAGATGAAAGACATTAAACTTGCTGATGCACTAAAGCATCCCATATGGAGTTTGGGGAGAAAAATAACTATTGACTCTGCTACCCTTTTCAACAAG GGTCTAGAAGTAATTGAAGCACATTACTTGTTTGGAGCAGACTACGATGATATTGAGATTGTTATTCATCCACAATCTATCATTCATTCCTTGGTTGAAACACAG gATTCATCTGTTATTGCACAGTTGGGGATACCTGACATGCGTTTACCCCTCCTTTACACATTATCTTGGCCAGAGAGAATCTACTGCTCTGAAATAACTTGGCCTCGCCTTGATCTTAGCAA GTATGGTTCTTTAACATTTTATGCACCTGATGATAAGAAGTTTCCATCTGTGAATCTATGTTACGCTGCTGGACGTGCTGGGGGCACAATGACAGGAGTTCTCAGTGCAGCAAATGAGAAAGCTGTAGAACTGTTTGTTGAAGAAAA GATTAGTTACTTGGATATATTCAAGGTTGTGGAACTAACATGCCAGGAACATCAAAGAGAATTAGTAGCATCTCCTTCACTCGAAGAAATTATTCACTATGATCAGTGGGCAAGACAATATGCTGCTGGTCTGAAAAAATTTTCAAGTGTTTGA